Proteins encoded within one genomic window of Flavobacterium sp. NG2:
- a CDS encoding lipopolysaccharide kinase InaA family protein, whose amino-acid sequence MQITVHKHYKEKEVLVPQLIEGFSDSGDLIMQGTRNIIKSNILGEEKVVIKFFQKPGLFKSVIYSFFRSTKAKRSFEYANYLLEYNIPTPFPIAYVEEKSGLGLLQDSYYICENIDYDFTFRELIHNPLFPERNIILEQFTDFTFKMHQARVNFLDHSPGNTLIVKRGAGEYDFYLIDLNRMKFETLSIEARMDNFKKMWLSKTMVKVIAKKYADLSGENEEKLQQLLLKKTIAFKAKTTRKKYLKRKLRIMK is encoded by the coding sequence GTGCAAATCACTGTTCATAAACATTATAAAGAAAAAGAAGTGCTTGTTCCTCAGTTAATTGAAGGTTTTTCTGATAGCGGTGATTTGATAATGCAAGGTACTAGAAACATCATTAAGTCCAATATTCTCGGGGAGGAAAAAGTAGTTATCAAGTTTTTTCAAAAACCAGGGCTTTTTAAATCTGTTATTTATTCTTTTTTTAGAAGTACTAAGGCCAAGCGTTCTTTTGAGTATGCGAACTATCTTTTGGAATATAATATTCCAACGCCATTTCCTATAGCGTATGTTGAAGAAAAAAGCGGTTTAGGTTTGCTTCAGGATAGTTATTACATCTGTGAAAATATTGATTATGATTTTACTTTTCGAGAGTTGATTCATAATCCATTATTTCCAGAACGAAATATAATCTTAGAACAGTTTACTGACTTTACGTTTAAAATGCATCAGGCAAGAGTGAATTTTTTAGACCATTCGCCAGGGAATACCTTAATTGTTAAAAGAGGTGCAGGGGAATATGATTTCTATTTAATTGATTTGAACCGAATGAAATTTGAAACCTTATCTATCGAAGCCCGAATGGATAATTTCAAGAAGATGTGGCTCTCCAAAACCATGGTTAAAGTCATTGCCAAAAAATATGCTGACTTGAGTGGAGAAAATGAAGAAAAACTACAGCAGTTATTACTCAAAAAAACAATTGCATTCAAAGCGAAGACTACAAGGAAAAAATACTTGAAAAGAAAGTTAAGAATAATGAAATAG
- a CDS encoding glycosyltransferase family 9 protein — MKKILIIQKKRIGDVLTSTILLEALKEKYPSSELHYLIYPNSFAVVDKNPFYDKLIILDEETRKKSFKFLSFLFKIRKEKYDIVVDAYGKPNSVLIGWLSGAKIKITFNKLYSKLLYTHSLERNKISFSNATTAIEHRMLLLKPLGIDFKIYKPKIVLSESEKNDAKEYLIQNNIDINKPIIMISAVGSRDFKTYPLHYMAKVLDYICQNTNAQLLFNYMPDQKPIAEEIYNLSNPETQKNIFLDVYQNDIRKFLALTSLCEALIGNEGGATNMAKALDIPTFTIFAPSVPKQDWNMFENETTNISVHLHDFLPEEQAYEKFEPTLFTNQLKAFLIHNCTK; from the coding sequence ATGAAGAAAATTTTAATCATACAAAAGAAAAGAATTGGTGATGTTCTTACTAGTACAATTTTGCTAGAAGCACTTAAAGAAAAATACCCTTCAAGCGAATTACACTACCTCATATACCCAAACAGCTTTGCCGTTGTAGATAAAAATCCTTTTTATGACAAACTAATTATCCTAGACGAAGAGACTCGAAAAAAAAGCTTTAAATTTTTATCTTTTCTTTTCAAAATACGAAAAGAAAAATATGATATAGTCGTAGATGCTTATGGCAAACCTAACAGTGTTTTGATTGGTTGGTTATCAGGCGCTAAAATAAAAATTACTTTTAATAAATTATACTCCAAACTCCTGTACACTCATAGCCTAGAAAGAAACAAAATTTCATTTTCTAATGCTACAACAGCTATAGAGCACAGGATGCTTTTACTAAAACCACTGGGAATTGATTTTAAAATTTACAAACCCAAAATTGTTCTTAGCGAAAGTGAAAAAAATGATGCCAAAGAATATTTAATTCAAAATAACATTGACATCAACAAACCAATCATAATGATTAGCGCTGTGGGCAGTAGAGACTTTAAAACATACCCACTACATTATATGGCAAAAGTACTCGATTACATTTGTCAAAACACAAACGCACAGCTGCTTTTCAACTATATGCCTGACCAAAAACCAATTGCTGAAGAAATATACAACCTGAGTAATCCAGAAACTCAAAAAAATATATTCTTAGATGTTTATCAAAATGACATTAGGAAATTCCTAGCCTTAACAAGTCTTTGCGAAGCATTGATAGGTAATGAAGGAGGTGCCACTAATATGGCAAAAGCATTAGACATCCCTACTTTTACTATATTTGCTCCTAGTGTACCTAAACAAGATTGGAATATGTTTGAGAACGAAACTACAAATATATCAGTACATTTACATGATTTCCTACCTGAAGAACAGGCGTATGAAAAATTTGAGCCTACACTTTTCACGAATCAATTGAAGGCATTTTTAATCCATAATTGCACTAAATAA
- a CDS encoding FUSC family protein has translation MISKIQKFKDSTNFTNALKITIAGVFSVLLFNYLGNIRIGITIALGAFFVFPSDVPSNLKHKINGLVVTSLIVSGVNLIINLSHPYPLIFYPVLTGLIFLVSMLAVYDQRATMVAFSGLLSISLSFSHLNTGFEEILKHAGLLLSGGLFYLIISILFHYIRPNRYIELQIAECMSHTSSYLKLRGDLWELNSNRKDITKKQLQVQVELNTIHENIRDILVRNRTNYGSSNQNRKMLLSFISLVEIMELALSTSFDHNKLHQKFDNHPIVLITYQNLAYNLAKSLKHLSASILNKTPYKSKLNLIEDLHHYKDAIQQYKNDLGKTKSIEGVLMLTTMLDYAEKQVEKIKILERAFTKTVQLKDLNGRDKDLEKLIQHHYYPINTLIENFSFSSTIFRHSVRITITILIGYMIGKVLPFQNVYWIILTIVVIMRPGYGLTKERTYHRFIGTLVGGFIAFSLLSIIPNTTIIGVLCILAMILGFSFNPSNYKIGTTFITIHVIFIFAILTPDMDNLIQYRILDTIVGAILAILANYFLWPSWEFFNVPEYLEKSIEANRNYLKEISVLYNNKGAVTPSYRLARNTSFIEVGNLMASFQRMLQEPKSKQNNLSLFYKLTVLNHALLSSAASLGTYTQSHKTTKASDSFNKAIEQIIKKLDFAISLLKENAVESKKDLTDADLTNENLSELKNIQSRELNTEHDLNEMSFLLKMQEVQLVIEQLIWLNNLSDTIVKTTKQLIDTYKKSH, from the coding sequence GTCTTTTCGGTTTTGCTTTTTAATTACTTAGGCAATATTAGAATTGGAATTACCATAGCCCTAGGTGCTTTTTTTGTATTTCCAAGTGATGTTCCTAGCAACCTTAAACACAAAATAAATGGATTAGTTGTCACTAGTTTAATTGTTTCGGGAGTTAATTTAATCATCAATTTATCCCATCCCTATCCCTTGATTTTTTATCCTGTTTTAACAGGTCTAATCTTTTTAGTCTCAATGTTAGCCGTTTACGACCAACGTGCCACTATGGTCGCTTTCTCTGGCCTACTCTCAATTTCACTATCTTTTTCCCATTTGAATACTGGTTTTGAGGAAATCTTAAAGCATGCAGGACTATTGCTAAGCGGCGGACTCTTTTATTTGATCATTTCTATTTTGTTTCACTACATCCGTCCAAATCGTTATATCGAATTACAAATAGCGGAATGCATGTCACACACCTCTTCCTATTTAAAGCTAAGAGGAGATTTGTGGGAACTTAATTCAAATAGGAAAGACATCACCAAAAAACAATTACAGGTACAAGTTGAACTAAATACCATTCACGAAAACATTAGAGATATCCTTGTCAGGAACAGAACAAATTATGGTTCCTCCAATCAAAACCGAAAGATGCTACTGTCCTTTATTTCCTTGGTCGAAATCATGGAACTAGCCCTTTCAACATCTTTCGACCATAATAAATTACATCAAAAATTTGACAACCATCCAATCGTTTTAATTACGTACCAAAATTTAGCCTACAATCTTGCCAAAAGTTTAAAGCATTTATCTGCTAGTATTCTAAACAAAACACCTTATAAATCAAAGCTCAACTTAATTGAAGATTTACATCATTATAAAGACGCTATTCAACAATACAAAAATGATTTGGGCAAAACCAAATCTATTGAAGGTGTTTTAATGCTTACAACAATGCTTGATTATGCCGAAAAACAAGTCGAAAAAATAAAAATATTAGAAAGAGCCTTTACCAAAACCGTACAACTTAAAGACTTAAACGGAAGAGACAAAGACTTAGAAAAACTAATACAACATCACTATTACCCAATTAATACCTTGATAGAAAATTTTAGTTTTTCATCAACTATCTTCAGACATTCAGTCCGAATTACGATTACTATTCTTATCGGTTATATGATAGGAAAAGTTCTCCCATTTCAAAACGTTTATTGGATTATACTAACCATTGTCGTTATTATGAGACCAGGTTATGGTCTAACCAAAGAACGTACCTACCACAGATTCATCGGAACCCTAGTCGGTGGATTTATTGCCTTTAGTTTACTATCTATAATCCCTAACACCACTATCATAGGAGTTTTGTGTATCCTAGCGATGATTTTAGGCTTTTCATTCAACCCTAGCAATTATAAGATAGGCACTACCTTTATTACTATTCATGTCATTTTCATTTTCGCAATTTTGACACCGGATATGGACAACCTCATTCAGTATCGCATTTTAGACACAATTGTGGGAGCAATTTTAGCGATTTTAGCAAATTATTTCCTTTGGCCTAGTTGGGAATTTTTCAATGTCCCTGAATATTTAGAAAAATCCATCGAAGCGAATCGCAATTACCTCAAAGAGATTTCTGTTTTATACAACAACAAAGGTGCCGTAACACCCTCCTATCGATTAGCCCGAAATACATCTTTTATTGAAGTGGGTAATTTAATGGCGTCATTCCAACGAATGCTTCAAGAGCCTAAATCCAAACAAAACAACCTCTCGCTTTTTTACAAGTTGACTGTTTTGAATCATGCTCTATTATCATCAGCTGCTTCTTTAGGAACGTATACACAATCACACAAAACCACCAAAGCTTCAGATTCTTTCAACAAGGCTATTGAGCAAATTATTAAAAAACTAGATTTTGCTATTTCACTATTAAAAGAAAACGCAGTTGAAAGCAAAAAGGATTTAACTGATGCCGACTTAACAAATGAGAATCTCAGCGAGTTAAAAAATATTCAATCAAGAGAATTAAATACAGAACACGACCTAAACGAAATGTCGTTTTTACTTAAAATGCAAGAAGTACAACTTGTTATTGAACAGCTGATTTGGCTCAACAACTTATCAGATACTATTGTTAAAACAACAAAACAGTTAATAGATACCTATAAAAAATCCCATTAG
- a CDS encoding lactonase family protein encodes MNAIFYIGSYTEMLAPDFGGHGDGIYSVSLNTDIGEVNVLHRFQARNPSYLAISDDKKYLYSVTEVIYEKGPKIQAFEIQEDYSLQFVNELPIEGSLPCHITYANNCLLVSCYGSGNVLSFPTGDSGVLLENVSNNYHSGSSVNPLRQEGPHAHQAVFSAKESKVYVPDLGIDTVKVYKFNDGILSELISEEIFLTKGFGPRHMVFNKQGNLGYLVNELTAEVSVLKSVDQKFVQIKSYTSLPDDFNATPSASAIRMHPNGEFLYVGNRTLDAITVFKIEGEALKLVGYKKMSGKTVREFNISPDGKWLVACLQDSDIVTVYEIYSNGALFEKQTIDTVKSPVCVCFV; translated from the coding sequence ATGAATGCTATTTTTTATATAGGAAGTTATACTGAAATGTTAGCTCCTGATTTTGGGGGACACGGTGACGGAATCTACTCGGTGAGTTTAAATACAGACATCGGCGAAGTAAATGTTTTACATCGCTTTCAAGCTCGCAACCCTAGTTATTTAGCTATCAGTGATGATAAAAAATATTTGTATTCCGTTACTGAAGTTATCTATGAAAAAGGACCTAAAATTCAAGCCTTTGAAATTCAAGAAGATTACTCTTTGCAATTTGTAAATGAATTGCCTATAGAAGGAAGTTTGCCTTGTCATATTACTTATGCTAATAATTGTTTGTTAGTAAGTTGTTATGGTTCAGGAAATGTATTGTCATTCCCTACAGGGGATTCAGGAGTGCTTTTAGAGAATGTTTCCAATAATTATCATTCGGGTTCGAGTGTTAATCCTTTGCGACAAGAAGGCCCTCATGCTCATCAAGCCGTTTTTTCTGCAAAAGAGAGTAAGGTATATGTTCCTGATTTAGGAATTGACACAGTCAAAGTATACAAATTCAATGATGGTATTTTGTCTGAATTAATCTCCGAAGAAATTTTTCTAACCAAGGGGTTTGGACCTCGCCATATGGTATTTAATAAGCAAGGAAATTTAGGTTATTTGGTAAACGAATTAACAGCCGAAGTTTCGGTTTTAAAATCAGTGGATCAAAAATTTGTACAAATAAAAAGCTATACGTCATTACCAGATGATTTTAACGCTACACCGAGTGCTTCGGCAATTAGAATGCATCCCAATGGAGAATTTCTATATGTAGGTAACAGAACATTGGATGCCATAACCGTTTTTAAAATCGAAGGTGAAGCTTTGAAGTTGGTAGGATATAAAAAGATGTCTGGAAAAACTGTGCGAGAATTTAATATTTCACCCGATGGGAAATGGCTTGTTGCTTGTTTGCAAGATTCGGATATTGTGACTGTTTATGAAATTTATTCAAATGGAGCGTTGTTTGAAAAACAAACTATAGACACGGTTAAGTCACCTGTTTGTGTTTGTTTTGTGTAA
- a CDS encoding 2,3,4,5-tetrahydropyridine-2,6-dicarboxylate N-succinyltransferase has protein sequence MSNLQTIIEQAWENRALLQEETTTNAIREVIELLDSGKLRVAEPKADTSTSLSTGSWQVNEWVKKAVVMYFPIQKMETWEAGIFEYHDKMELKKDYAEKGVRVVPGASARYGSFISSGVIMMPSYVNIGAYVDAGTMVDTWATVGSCAQIGKDVHLSGGVGIGGVLEPLQAAPVIIEDGAFVGSRCIVVEGVHVGKEAVLGANVCLTASTKIIDITGDEPVEMKGFVPARSVVIPGSYTKKFAAGEYQVPCALIIGTRKPSTDLKTSLNNALREYDVAV, from the coding sequence ATGAGCAACTTACAAACAATTATAGAACAAGCTTGGGAAAACAGAGCTTTGTTACAAGAAGAAACTACAACTAACGCGATTAGAGAAGTTATTGAATTACTTGACTCTGGAAAATTACGTGTAGCTGAACCAAAAGCAGATACTTCGACTTCGCTCAGTACAGGCTCCTGGCAAGTAAACGAATGGGTAAAGAAAGCGGTGGTTATGTATTTCCCTATTCAAAAAATGGAAACTTGGGAAGCTGGAATTTTTGAATACCATGACAAAATGGAATTGAAAAAAGACTATGCTGAAAAAGGTGTTCGTGTGGTTCCTGGAGCTTCGGCTCGTTATGGTTCATTCATTTCAAGCGGTGTAATCATGATGCCTAGTTATGTAAACATTGGTGCTTATGTTGATGCTGGAACAATGGTAGACACTTGGGCTACTGTAGGTAGCTGTGCACAAATTGGAAAAGACGTTCACTTGAGTGGTGGTGTAGGTATTGGTGGTGTTTTAGAGCCATTACAAGCTGCTCCAGTTATCATTGAAGATGGTGCGTTTGTAGGTTCAAGATGTATTGTTGTTGAAGGTGTTCACGTAGGTAAAGAAGCGGTTCTAGGTGCTAACGTATGTTTGACTGCCTCTACTAAAATTATTGATATTACAGGTGATGAGCCAGTGGAAATGAAAGGTTTTGTTCCTGCTCGTTCAGTAGTTATTCCTGGAAGTTATACTAAAAAATTTGCTGCTGGTGAATACCAAGTACCTTGTGCATTAATCATTGGTACTCGTAAACCATCTACTGATTTGAAAACGTCATTGAACAATGCGTTAAGAGAATATGATGTTGCGGTGTAA
- a CDS encoding glycosyltransferase family 2 protein — translation MAISGLVITYNEEKMIGKCIDALFEVCDEVIIVDSLSKDRTVEIAQEKGVKVISQSFLGDGPQRIVGLPHCKNDWILNLDADEFLDADAKDFMKKGSFYTSDFDAYSFKTKNFLQDKIINFAGWYPDRKVRFFNKNTASPSKDIVHQKVVYTKLHKLNVHLLHYGSNSFFQIIDKKNQYAQWNAEQLYGQGKRVSTFKPVLNGLVSFIRCYFFKKGILNGIDGLTISLTQGYFSYIKYANLVQLQKINKK, via the coding sequence TGCACTTTTTGAAGTTTGTGATGAGGTGATTATTGTAGATTCATTGAGTAAGGACAGAACGGTTGAAATTGCTCAAGAAAAAGGTGTCAAGGTAATTTCACAATCATTTTTAGGAGATGGTCCACAGCGTATTGTAGGGCTTCCTCACTGTAAAAATGATTGGATTTTAAATCTTGATGCAGATGAGTTTTTGGATGCAGATGCCAAAGATTTTATGAAGAAAGGAAGTTTTTATACTTCCGATTTTGATGCTTATAGTTTTAAAACAAAAAATTTTTTACAAGATAAAATAATCAATTTCGCAGGTTGGTATCCTGATAGAAAAGTTCGTTTTTTTAATAAAAACACCGCTTCACCTTCTAAAGATATTGTTCATCAAAAGGTTGTCTATACCAAGTTACATAAGCTTAATGTTCATTTATTGCATTATGGAAGTAATTCATTTTTTCAAATAATTGATAAAAAAAATCAATATGCACAATGGAATGCGGAACAACTTTATGGTCAAGGAAAACGTGTTTCTACTTTTAAGCCAGTTTTAAATGGTTTGGTTTCTTTTATTAGATGTTATTTCTTTAAAAAAGGGATTCTAAACGGTATTGATGGTTTGACGATTTCGCTTACACAAGGCTATTTTTCATATATTAAATATGCCAATTTAGTGCAACTACAGAAAATAAATAAAAAATAA
- a CDS encoding glycosyltransferase family 1 protein, producing the protein MNIGFEAKRFFHNNTGLGNYCRDLIRILSKQYPQNNYFLYNPKPTLDNNSLVGGIVIEKNPSSIYKKFKNYWRQKAITNDLVRDNIEIFHGLSGELPFSLKSKNIKSIVTIHDLIFVRYPELYSHFDRKIHFLKFKKATQNADLVIAISQQTKEDIIQFFNIKSDKIKVIYQGCQEVFKQKYSLEEKEEVRQNFNLPKKFILNVGTIEERKNALIIVKAIKDIDTTLVLVGKETAYTKKLHQYIKEHQLENKVLFLKKLTSKELAILYQLADIFIYPSIFEGFGIPIIEALYSNTAVITTNSGVFPEAGGPDSIYIDPTNVNQLQEAITYLLNDPQKRLEITQKGFEFVQKFNDEIIAQQYMDCYLEVSAR; encoded by the coding sequence ATGAACATCGGATTTGAAGCAAAACGTTTTTTTCATAACAATACTGGATTAGGAAACTATTGCCGAGATTTAATTCGGATTTTGAGCAAACAGTATCCCCAAAACAACTATTTTTTATACAACCCAAAACCAACCCTAGACAACAATTCTCTTGTTGGCGGAATTGTTATCGAGAAAAACCCAAGCTCAATCTATAAAAAGTTCAAAAATTACTGGAGACAAAAAGCCATTACAAATGATTTAGTAAGAGACAACATTGAAATTTTTCACGGATTATCAGGGGAATTACCTTTTAGTTTAAAATCCAAAAACATCAAAAGTATTGTCACCATTCACGATTTAATTTTTGTTCGCTATCCTGAACTATACTCTCACTTTGACCGAAAAATACATTTTCTAAAATTCAAAAAAGCTACCCAAAACGCAGATTTAGTCATTGCCATAAGTCAACAAACTAAAGAAGACATTATCCAGTTTTTCAACATTAAATCGGATAAAATCAAAGTGATCTACCAAGGCTGCCAAGAAGTTTTTAAACAAAAATACAGTCTTGAAGAAAAAGAGGAAGTACGTCAAAATTTTAATTTACCGAAAAAATTTATTCTAAATGTAGGTACCATTGAAGAACGAAAAAATGCCCTAATCATCGTAAAGGCTATCAAAGACATTGATACTACACTCGTACTTGTGGGGAAAGAAACAGCCTACACCAAAAAACTACATCAGTACATTAAAGAGCATCAACTAGAAAACAAAGTACTTTTTTTAAAAAAATTAACCTCAAAAGAATTAGCCATTTTATATCAATTGGCCGATATTTTCATTTACCCATCTATATTTGAAGGGTTTGGAATACCGATTATTGAGGCTTTGTATTCTAACACAGCAGTTATTACCACTAATTCAGGCGTATTTCCAGAGGCTGGTGGCCCTGATTCTATTTATATAGACCCTACAAACGTAAATCAATTACAAGAGGCAATTACCTATTTACTCAATGACCCACAAAAAAGGCTAGAAATAACTCAAAAGGGATTTGAATTTGTACAAAAGTTCAATGACGAAATTATCGCCCAGCAATACATGGATTGTTATTTAGAGGTAAGTGCGAGATAG
- a CDS encoding malate:quinone oxidoreductase has translation MPDTTIRSSSDVVLIGAGIMSATLGLILKELQPDLTIDIYERLDKAAAESSDAWNNAGTGHSAFCELNYTPEGKNGSIDPKKAISIAESFEVSRQFWAYLVQQDKVSSPENFIKRIPHISFVWGDKNVGYLKKRYEALQANPLFKDMLYSEDFSKLKEWMPLVMEGRKESEKVAGTTMAIGTDVNFGQLTRDMFAHLAKMNGVNMFFNHEVKKLRQREDKSWRIKIKNLANGVTRKAYTKFVFIGAGGGSLHLLEKADIPEGKGFGGFPVSGQWLKCTNPEVIAQHESKVYGKASVGAPPMSVPHIDSRMINGEKQLLFGPFAGFSTRFLKNGKYSDLPKSIQLDNIVPMVIAGYKNIPLTKYLIEQVRQSPEDRMKALREYVPGAKSSDWVLERAGQRVQVIKKDEKEGGKLEFGTEVITSGDGTLSVLLGASPGASTAVSIMIDVIGRCYKEQMKTAEWQQKFKEMIPSYGQALNENPDLLEKIRKETAEVLKLK, from the coding sequence ATGCCTGATACAACCATACGTTCGAGTAGTGATGTAGTTCTTATTGGAGCTGGAATCATGAGTGCCACTCTTGGCTTAATTCTAAAAGAATTACAACCAGATTTAACTATTGATATTTACGAAAGATTAGACAAAGCAGCTGCTGAAAGTTCTGATGCATGGAATAATGCAGGGACAGGTCATTCTGCTTTTTGTGAATTGAATTATACTCCTGAAGGAAAAAATGGAAGCATTGATCCTAAAAAAGCAATCAGTATTGCTGAATCTTTTGAGGTTTCTAGACAATTTTGGGCTTATTTAGTACAACAAGACAAAGTATCTTCTCCTGAAAATTTTATAAAAAGAATCCCTCATATTAGTTTTGTTTGGGGAGATAAAAATGTAGGCTATCTTAAGAAAAGATACGAAGCTTTACAGGCTAATCCGCTTTTCAAAGACATGCTGTATAGTGAGGATTTTTCTAAATTAAAAGAATGGATGCCTCTTGTGATGGAAGGTCGTAAAGAGTCGGAAAAAGTAGCTGGAACTACTATGGCTATTGGAACCGATGTTAATTTTGGGCAATTAACAAGAGATATGTTTGCTCATTTGGCAAAAATGAATGGAGTGAATATGTTTTTTAATCACGAGGTTAAAAAATTAAGACAAAGAGAGGATAAGTCATGGAGGATAAAAATTAAAAACTTAGCTAATGGAGTAACAAGAAAAGCTTACACTAAATTTGTATTTATTGGTGCAGGTGGAGGTTCGTTACATTTATTAGAAAAAGCAGATATTCCTGAAGGAAAAGGTTTTGGTGGTTTCCCAGTAAGCGGACAATGGTTGAAATGTACTAATCCTGAGGTTATCGCACAACACGAATCAAAAGTGTATGGAAAAGCGAGCGTAGGTGCGCCGCCTATGTCTGTTCCTCATATTGATTCAAGAATGATTAATGGAGAGAAGCAATTATTGTTTGGTCCTTTTGCTGGTTTTTCAACTCGATTCTTGAAAAATGGTAAATATTCTGATTTACCAAAATCGATTCAATTAGACAATATTGTTCCTATGGTGATTGCGGGATATAAAAATATTCCATTAACTAAATATTTGATTGAGCAAGTTAGACAATCTCCTGAAGATAGAATGAAAGCGTTGAGAGAATATGTTCCAGGAGCAAAATCATCAGATTGGGTTCTAGAACGCGCTGGGCAAAGAGTTCAAGTAATCAAGAAAGATGAAAAAGAAGGCGGAAAATTAGAATTTGGAACCGAGGTAATTACTTCTGGTGACGGAACCTTATCTGTTTTATTAGGTGCTTCTCCGGGTGCTTCAACAGCGGTTTCTATTATGATAGATGTGATAGGAAGATGTTACAAGGAGCAAATGAAAACGGCTGAATGGCAACAAAAGTTCAAAGAAATGATTCCTTCTTACGGTCAGGCTTTAAATGAGAATCCTGATTTATTAGAAAAAATTAGAAAAGAAACGGCTGAAGTTTTGAAGCTAAAATAA
- the ruvX gene encoding Holliday junction resolvase RuvX, with translation MPRILSIDYGQKRTGIAVTDEFQIIASGLTTIPSATVIDFLKDYFSKEKVELVLIGEPKQMNGEPSQSASIIKGFVTHFTNHFPDMKVVRMDERFTSKMAFQTMIDSGLSKKQRQNKALIDEISATIMLQDYLSQKRF, from the coding sequence ATGCCAAGAATACTCTCCATAGACTACGGTCAAAAACGCACTGGAATTGCAGTTACTGACGAATTTCAAATCATCGCTTCGGGTTTGACCACCATTCCGAGTGCTACAGTTATCGATTTTTTAAAAGATTATTTTTCGAAAGAAAAAGTCGAATTAGTACTTATTGGCGAACCCAAACAAATGAACGGAGAACCTTCTCAAAGTGCTTCGATAATCAAGGGATTTGTGACGCATTTTACCAATCATTTCCCAGATATGAAAGTGGTCAGAATGGACGAACGCTTTACTTCTAAAATGGCTTTTCAGACTATGATCGATAGTGGTTTGAGTAAAAAACAACGTCAAAATAAAGCTTTAATTGACGAGATTTCGGCCACCATTATGCTTCAAGATTATTTGTCTCAAAAAAGATTTTAA